The Vitis riparia cultivar Riparia Gloire de Montpellier isolate 1030 chromosome 10, EGFV_Vit.rip_1.0, whole genome shotgun sequence genome includes a region encoding these proteins:
- the LOC117923459 gene encoding receptor-like protein 51: MDPHPSPFSYFVTLLYLLLFSATLTSSLSPPISPTKSPSAPSPLPSASSSSPSSSSTLDPKQLRALQSLNIPTSKDPCAQPSFHNATLCDSSKPFRHLLSLRLVNCSDDVALSSTALKSLSTLQDLEFINCPVAAVHFPSDLLSSLRSLTCIRSLRRLTGVWLSRFQNLTDLTVSNVQVNASGPFVILNSMKKLRSVTISHTNLTGYLPKHWHLNITHIDLSGNQLIGKIPSAVTLLENLQLLNLSSNSLTGEIPSTLGDLLSLQNMSLASNSLSGPIPESMAAMPSLVHIDLSFNQFNGTIPDYITKMKGLKYLNLENNNFNGVMPFNVSFIKKLVVFKVGGNNNLCYNHSLISSKMKLGIAPCDKHGLPISPPPAKSDSSADESGSSDDSDYDDSEDDSSHKEGHHHGPNKVVLGVAIGLSSIVFLIVFLILLSKWCG, from the coding sequence ATGGATCCACATCCATCCCCGTTCTCGTACTTCGTGACTCTGCTCTATCTTCTCCTCTTCTCCGCAACCCTCACCTCCTCTCTCTCACCTCCCATTTCCCCTACTAAATCACCTTCAGCTCCATCGCCATTGCCCTCTgcgtcttcttcttctccatcttCATCTAGTACCCTTGATCCGAAGCAGTTGAGAGCCCTCCAATCTCTCAACATTCCAACCTCCAAGGACCCATGTGCTCAGCCCTCCTTCCACAATGCCACTCTCTGCGACTCCTCCAAGCCGTTCCGCCACCTCCTCTCTCTCCGCCTTGTCAACTGCTCAGACGACGTCGCCTTGTCCAGCACGGCCCTCAAGTCCCTCTCCACTCTGCAGGACTTGGAGTTCATCAACTGCCCCGTTGCCGCCGTCCACTTCCCCTCCGATCTCCTCTCCAGCCTCCGCTCCCTCACCTGCATCAGAAGCCTCCGGCGGCTCACCGGCGTTTGGCTCTCGCGCTTTCAGAATCTCACTGATCTCACTGTCTCCAACGTCCAGGTCAATGCTAGTGGTCCTTTCGTCATTCTTAACAGCATGAAGAAGCTCAGGTCAGTCACTATTTCGCACACCAACCTTACTGGGTATCTCCCCAAACACTGGCATTTGAACATTACCCACATTGATCTTTCCGGCAATCAGCTCATAGGAAAGATACCTAGTGCCGTAACTCTGCTAGAAAACCTTCAGTTGTTGAATCTTTCCTCCAATTCCCTTACCGGTGAAATCCCCTCTACATTGGGGGACTTGTTATCGCTTCAAAACATGTCCTTGGCGTCAAATTCCTTGTCTGGACCCATCCCTGAATCCATGGCTGCAATGCCCTCTTTGGTTCACATTGATCTGAGCTTCAATCAGTTTAATGGGACGATCCCAGATTACATCACGAAGATGAAGGGATTGAAGTATTTGAATCTCGAGAACAATAACTTCAATGGGGTAATGCCATTCAATGTATCATTCATAAAGAAACTGGTTGTGTTCAAGGTGGGTGGGAACAACAATCTATGTTACAATCATTCTCTCATATCATCCAAGATGAAGCTTGGGATTGCTCCATGTGATAAGCATGGATTGCCGATTTCACCTCCCCCTGCCAAATCGGATTCTTCAGCAGATGAAAGTGGAAGCAGCGATGATTCCGATTATGATGACAGTGAAGACGATTCTAGTCACAAAGAGGGACATCATCATGGACCAAATAAGGTAGTTCTCGGAGTGGCAATTGGGCTTTCATCTATAGTCTTTCTCATCGTTTTCTTAATTCTTCTCTCAAAATGGTGTGGATGA
- the LOC117923458 gene encoding pentatricopeptide repeat-containing protein DOT4, chloroplastic — protein MLLISKTTPNLWVSPPHQIHRENSLTYPNGFIFFRPSSNTPLVSSNLYHSCATIGTSVLPSETIDCKITDYNIEICRFCELGNLRRAMELINQSPKPDLELRTYCSVLQLCADLKSIQDGRRIHSIIQSNDVEVDGVLGSKLVFMYVTCGDLREGRRIFDKVANEKVFLWNLLMNGYAKIGNFRESLSLFKRMRELGVKMNSYTFSCVMKCYAASGSVEEGEGVHAYLSRLGFGSYNTVVNSLIAFYFKIRRVESARKLFDELGDRDVISWNSMISGYVSNGLSEKGLDLFEQMLLLGINTDLATMVSVVAGCSNTGMLLLGRALHGYAIKASFGKELTLNNCLLDMYSKSGDLNSAIQVFETMGERSVVSWTSMIAGYAREGLSDMSVRLFHEMEKEGISPDIFTITTILHACACTGLLENGKDVHNYIKENKMQSDLFVSNALMDMYAKCGSMGDAHSVFSEMQVKDIVSWNTMIGGYSKNSLPNEALNLFVEMQYNSKPNSITMACILPACASLAALERGQEIHGHILRNGFSLDRHVANALVDMYLKCGALGLARLLFDMIPEKDLVSWTVMIAGYGMHGYGSEAIAAFNEMRNSGIEPDEVSFISILYACSHSGLLDEGWGFFNMMRNNCSIEPKLEHHACIVDLLARTGNLSKAYKFIKMMPIEPDATIWGALLCGCRIYHDVKLAEKVAEHVFELEPENTGYYVLLANIYAEAEKWEEVKKLRERIGRRGLRKNPGCSWIEIKGKVHIFVTGDSSHPLANKIELLLKKTRTRMKEEGHFPKMRYALIKADDTEKEMALCGHSEKIAMAFGILSLPPGKTVRVTKNLRVCGDCHEMAKFMSKMVKRDIILRDSNRFHHFKDGSCSCRGHW, from the coding sequence ATGTTGTTGATATCCAAAACCACGCCAAACTTATGGGTCTCTCCACCCCACCAAATTCACAGAGAAAACTCTCTCACATATCCAAATGGTTTCATATTCTTCAGACCATCTTCCAATACCCCACTTGTATCTTCAAATTTGTATCATTCTTGTGCCACCATTGGCACCTCAGTCTTGCCCAGTGAGACCATTGATTGTAAAATTACGGATTACAACATTGAAATATGCAGATTCTGTGAGTTGGGTAATCTGAGAAGGGCCATGGAATTGATCAACCAGTCTCCTAAACCAGACCTGGAGTTAAGAACCTATTGCTCTGTCTTACAGCTCTGTGCGGATCTTAAATCCATACAAGATGGTAGGAGAATTCATTCGATTATTCAATCTAATGATGTCGAAGTTGATGGTGTTTTGGGTTCCAAACTTGTGTTTATGTATGTGACTTGCGGGGATTTGAGGGAAGGGAGACGGATTTTCGATAAAGTTGCTAACGAAAAGGTATTTCTTTGGAACCTTTTGATGAATGGATATGCGAAGATTGGTAATTTTAGGGAAAGTTTATCTTTATTCAAGCGGATGAGGGAGTTGGGAGTTAAAATGAATTCTTATACATTTTCTTGCGTTATGAAGTGTTATGCGGCTTCAGGAAGTGTAGAAGAAGGGGAAGGGGTCCATGCGTATCTGTCGAGACTGGGTTTTGGGTCTTACAATACAGTTGTGAATTCTCTAATTGCTTTCTATTTCAAGATTAGAAGAGTTGAAAGTGCACGCAAGTTGTTTGATGAATTGGGTGATCGAGATGTTATATCATGGAATTCTATGATAAGTGGGTATGTGTCAAATGGTCTTTCGGAGAAGGGACTTGACCTTTTTGAACAAATGCTGCTTTTGGGGATTAATACGGATTTAGCTACTATGGTCAGTGTAGTTGCAGGATGTTCAAATACTGGTATGCTTTTATTGGGTAGAGCACTTCATGGCTATGCAATAAAGGCTTCTTTTGGTAAGGAACTTACTCTCAATAATTGTTTGTTGGACATGTATTCAAAATCTGGCGATCTAAATAGTGCCATACAAGTTTTCGAGACGATGGGTGAAAGAAGTGTGGTGTCTTGGACATCCATGATAGCTGGATATGCTCGGGAAGGCCTATCTGATATGTCGGTTCGATTATTTCATGAAATGGAAAAGGAAGGTATTAGTCCTGATATCTTTACCATCACAACCATCCTTCATGCTTGCGCATGTACTGGCTTGTTGGAAAATGGCAAGGATGTCCATAATTACATCAAGGAGAATAAAATGCAATCAGATCTGTTCGTCTCTAATGCTCTGATGGACATGTATGCAAAATGTGGAAGTATGGGAGATGCTCACTCGGTTTTTTCTGAGATGCAGGTCAAGGACATCGTCTCATGGAATACCATGATTGGAGGTTATTCAAAAAACTCACTTCCCAATGAAGCACTCAATTTGTTTGTTGAAATGCAATATAACTCAAAGCCCAACAGCATAACAATGGCCTGCATCCTTCCAGCTTGTGCCAGCCTAGCAGCTCTAGAAAGAGGCCAAGAGATCCACGGTCATATATTGAGAAATGGGTTTTCTCTAGATCGACATGTTGCAAATGCACTTGTTGACATGTATCTGAAGTGTGGGGCACTAGGTCTTGCACGTTTACTTTTTGATATGATTCCTGAAAAGGATCTGGTCTCATGGACAGTCATGATTGCTGGATATGGAATGCACGGGTATGGGAGTGAAGCTATTGCTGCATTCAATGAGATGAGAAATTCAGGTATTGAGCCTGATGAAGTTTCCTTCATTTCAATATTGTATGCCTGCAGTCATTCTGGATTACTTGATGAAGGATGGGGATTCTTTAATATGATGAGAAACAACTGTAGCATTGAGCCCAAGTTGGAGCACCATGCTTGCATTGTGGATCTTCTTGCCCGCACAGGCAATTTGTCCAAGGcatataaattcattaaaatgaTGCCAATTGAACCAGATGCCACTATCTGGGGTGCTTTGCTCTGTGGGTGTAGAATCTACCATGATGTAAAACTAGCAGAGAAAGTTGCTGAACATGTTTTTGAGCTAGAGCCAGAGAACACAGGATATTATGTACTTCTAGCAAATATTTATGCAGAAGCAGAGAAGTGGGAAGAAGTGAAAAAATTGAGGGAGAGAATTGGCCGGCGTGGCTTAAGAAAGAACCCTGGGTGTAGTTGGATAGAGATCAAGGGCAAAGTCCATATCTTTGTTACTGGAGATAGTTCACACCCACTAGCCAATAAGATAGAATTGTTATTAAAGAAGACGAGGACACGAATGAAGGAAGAGGGTCACTTTCCAAAAATGAGGTATGCTTTGATTAAGGCAGATGACACGGAGAAAGAAATGGCTCTCTGTGGGCACAGCGAGAAGATAGCCATGGCTTTTGGAATTTTGAGCTTGCCACCGGGCAAAACTGTAAGGGTCACCAAGAATTTAAGAGTATGTGGTGATTGTCATGAGATGGCCAAATTCATGTCCAAGATGGTAAAGAGAGATATCATCTTGAGAGATTCTAATCGCTTTCATCATTTCAAGGATGGGTCTTGTTCTTGCAGAGGTCACTGGTGA